From a single Notolabrus celidotus isolate fNotCel1 chromosome 7, fNotCel1.pri, whole genome shotgun sequence genomic region:
- the scpp1 gene encoding secretory calcium-binding phosphoprotein 1: MKVTIITFCLIGAVFANPISFSAVLLSSELDSNSTESVSVSQSSENDTSELKSSEENISNSSQSSESQSVESTSEDTTSEESNSLSDEDDVSDSLAETRDDSMGSEENVRQSWVRVFASVIKILSAEDNSTEVKGHSMELNEKQPSHTSNSATFKHRDNMAQGHTDLQLVDATSDSSDTTSESTDTSDSTGETAATSESSQSASKESNETNETSEDSDSSDASKSAEDSNASDSTELTQIKDCVNGTESCESDEYFFQDIGDDAHYSVDNLMVPDDDEREFTLRR, translated from the exons ATGAAGGTTACTATTATCACATTTTGCCTGATTGGAGCAGTTTTTGCCAACCCA ATTTCATTCAGTGCTGTTTTGCTTTCAAGTGAGCTTGACTCAAACTCG ACTGAAAGTGTGTCTGTTTCACAATCATCTGAGAATGACACTTCAGAGCTCAAG AGCTCTGAAGAAAACATCTCAAATTCA agTCAGAGTTCAGAGTCACAATCAGTGGAATCCACATCTGAGGACACG ACTTCAGAGGAGAGTAACAGTCTATCAGATGAGGATGATGTG TCTGACTCCTTGGCTGAAACCAGAGATGACAGCATGGGCAGTGAGGAGAATGTCAGACAG AGCTGGGTTCGAGTGTTTGCAAGCGTGATCAAAATCCTGAGTGCAGAGGACAACAGCACAGAGGTCAAGGGTCATTCCATGGAGCTGAATGAGAAACAGCCCTCACACACCTCCAACAGTGCcactttcaaacacagagacaacatgGCTCAGGGTCACACAGACCTCCAGCTAGTGGATGCTACCTCAGACAGCAGTGACACCACCAGCGAGAGCACAGACACCAGCGACAGTACAGGTGAAACAGCTGCCACCAGTGAGAGCAGTCAGAGCGCCAGCAAAGAAAGCAATGAGACCAACGAGACCAGTGAGGACAGTGACAGCAGTGATGCCAGCAAAAGCGCAGAGGACAGTAATGCCAGCGACAGCACTGAGCTGACACAAATCAAAGACTGTGTGAATGGGACTGAGAGCTGTGAAAGCGATGAGTATTTCTTCCAGGACATAGGAGATGATGCCCATTATTCAGTGGACAATCTGATGGTTCCAGATGACGATGAAAGGGAGTTTACTCTGAGGAGATGA